The genomic window TGTCGAGCTCGTCGATCTGATCTTCGAGCCGCGTCAGGTCGCCTTCGAGCAACGCGATCTCGTAAAGGTTGCCGGTTTGCTCGACACCCTGCTCGCGGAGGCCTTCGACCTCCTGCATGAGTTGTTCTTCGAGTTGACGGGAAGCGTCGAAGTTGCCGCGGGCGACGGCGACCTGGGTCGCGCGCAGCTTGGCGATGTCGGCGGCGACGCGGCGGACCTGCGGGTGGCTGGGCAGGTACGTCTGCCGGAGCGTCTGCAACCGCTGCTCGAGGCCGACGATCCGCTGGCGGATCAGTTCCTCGCTCTCCCCGCTGAGCATCATGGTCGAACCGTCCTCGGCGTTCATGCGATCCTGCGGATCCGTCTGCTCGTAGGCGGCGAGTGCCCGGTCGTAGTTGTTCTTGGCCTTCATCGTGGCCTGCTTGGCCTCGACGAGCTGGCCGCTGAGGGCCTGAAGCTCGATGAGCACCATGTTCCCGCCATCGCCCATCGGAACACCGCCCGAACTGTTCTTCAGCTCAAGAATGCGGTTGCGGGTGGTCGCGAGCTTGGCTTCCTTGTTGGCCCGTTGGGCTTCGAGGATGGTGATGACATCGCTGGCGTTGCCGCGGTCCTGCTCAACACGCAGATTCTTGTACGCGCTCATGACGGCATCAACGATCGAGCGGATTTCCGGCTGGCTCTCGCCGCGGAGTTCAACATTGATCAGGCCGCTGTCGCGATCGACCGATACGCCGAGCTGTTTCTTGAGCTGTTGGATGCGGGTGCTGTCCGTGCTGAACCACGGGCTGTCCATGACGAGCCCTCCCTCTTCGTTCTTGGCCTGAAGGGCACGGAAGAGCACTTCGTCGGTCGTGAGCAACCGGGCCTCCGCGTGACGGAACAGCAGGGCCGATTGGGCATCGACGCGATCGTTGTCACTCAACGCGACCGGTGCACCGGGCTCGACCCGCACCAGCCCGACCGCCGAGTACGTCCGCGGCCACACCGAGTAATACACCAACCCCAACAGTAACGCCCCGAGCAACATCGCGAGCACGACGGCCTTGCGCCGGGCGAGAACGCCGATGAGCGTGTCGTGCACGGCGGGCAAAGGTTGAACGGCGTGGGGCGATGCTTGAGACAAGGCGTGAGAATCGGTCATCGTGAGGGTCCTGGGCCGGCGTTGGGTCTTGTCGGTCGGGTGTACGGTCTTGCGGCGCGGCGGCGCCTTTATCCAACGTCGGTTATTTCGGTCCGACGGGTTACAACGCCCGCGCGGAACACACGATCCACGATCGCATCCCTTTCGGGACGCGTCTCCTTACGTCGGGGGTACCCGACGCACCTCCACAGAACAGATCACTGCCAAAAACACGGCCGAAGCCGGCAGAAACCTCCGCCCCCGCAATCAACCGCCCGTTACCCGGAGAACGCCGGTGGGCGAATGCTTCATAACATAGCCGATGACTCGTCAGTCGCGAGAAGATTCTCAACGGAAAACGACCCAAACCGGCCAATGCCTGGACAATCTGTAAGGATTATCGGGCCGGCTTGCAAGCATGTTTTCGGGTCCCGCAAGTCCTAGCCACGCATCGGGGCAACGTTTTCGCCCGGATCGTCCGATAGCGACAAAAGCACTCACCCGTCGTACCGCCCATTTTCAAGCCCCATGACCGAACCCAACCCCACCGCCGAACCGCAAGTCCTCGTCGAAATCTGGGACGCCACGGGTAACAAACGCCAGGAAGTACAGATGCCCACCGACGAGCCGCTCGAGCGAATCCTCGCGGTGCTCATCGACCGCATGAAGTTCCCCCGCACCGGCCCTGACGGGAACCTGCTCAGCTACAAGGTCCACCACCGCCGCACCGGCAAA from Planctomycetota bacterium includes these protein-coding regions:
- a CDS encoding EsaB/YukD family protein; translation: MTEPNPTAEPQVLVEIWDATGNKRQEVQMPTDEPLERILAVLIDRMKFPRTGPDGNLLSYKVHHRRTGKQLAEDATLADAGVQAGDVLRLMPEITAGADADG
- a CDS encoding AAA family ATPase; amino-acid sequence: MHDTLIGVLARRKAVVLAMLLGALLLGLVYYSVWPRTYSAVGLVRVEPGAPVALSDNDRVDAQSALLFRHAEARLLTTDEVLFRALQAKNEEGGLVMDSPWFSTDSTRIQQLKKQLGVSVDRDSGLINVELRGESQPEIRSIVDAVMSAYKNLRVEQDRGNASDVITILEAQRANKEAKLATTRNRILELKNSSGGVPMGDGGNMVLIELQALSGQLVEAKQATMKAKNNYDRALAAYEQTDPQDRMNAEDGSTMMLSGESEELIRQRIVGLEQRLQTLRQTYLPSHPQVRRVAADIAKLRATQVAVARGNFDASRQLEEQLMQEVEGLREQGVEQTGNLYEIALLEGDLTRLEDQIDELDKSIVTAALSQDTKDLQITVAQEASTDNDNVTPQLATTMVAAGAFGLIAGILLALVAESNAPRLPAGEKSVSETMALPVIGTLPAMDGANRRRLALAPIEEPGLGFAAEAVELADELLAGDFAGAKTILVTSPTQRQGRTVATGSLAVSLAALGKRVLVVDADLEKPDMHEVFDKPNEDGLADVLRGNGNVSDLARPSGVDGLSLLTAGDIRGDEAEVLLGGQRLDEALNQMREQYDVVLIDAAAESNGDAARIAASATDATMLVMRGGNSDRRRAEQARDRLLDMGANVSGLLLMNMPTSGRIAYSGDGPKMAASA